A section of the Streptomyces sp. NBC_01591 genome encodes:
- a CDS encoding WXG100 family type VII secretion target, which yields MSTTSFEGMSHAQLVAWLDQANSEAVKAVADRLESAAKEIDKVGEELKIRPQMVEWKGQGAESFRTWSADLANATLRLGLYSRGASTQLSHAADAIALAKAATPRPQGDPEANMKAALQTPNDPDATALVRKLTEERDVAAAEMRKLSQTYSQSVEGFGKLEKPEFPPPPRVIAPDTLAEKSDTNEHMSGGGSAGGAVGAHAGSSSTSVGGHGAVGSVTAPSSTHASVTAPVAGVVRPPVDMEIDSVATLPPTAPSNPVVGPSVTPGPGKPDGFLNTPAVLPPVIGGGPPQTTSGGGRTTGVTRPPMSVGNGSTGVSPVGRPARDDGIVGGRPVAQTSGRPAGGLPRGTVIGGEGTHAGRGAMGHGAGMGGFGSGGQSGMVGGRRLAGETGGMVGGRPQQPGRTSVRPFTPGGTGLVRGVAAGDGSRAAGQMGRGGAATPQRAGEPRRDDRERLDYLVEDEETWQQGSRRVVPPVID from the coding sequence ATGAGTACGACATCGTTCGAGGGCATGTCCCACGCGCAGCTGGTTGCGTGGCTGGATCAGGCCAACAGCGAGGCCGTCAAGGCTGTGGCCGATCGCTTGGAGAGCGCCGCGAAGGAGATCGACAAGGTCGGTGAGGAACTGAAGATCCGTCCACAGATGGTGGAATGGAAGGGACAGGGGGCAGAGTCGTTCCGCACCTGGAGCGCGGACCTGGCCAATGCGACGCTGCGTCTCGGTCTGTACAGCAGGGGGGCGTCGACGCAGCTGAGCCACGCGGCTGACGCGATCGCGCTGGCCAAGGCGGCGACACCGCGCCCCCAGGGGGATCCGGAGGCGAACATGAAGGCTGCCCTCCAGACCCCCAACGACCCGGATGCCACAGCTCTGGTGCGGAAGCTGACAGAGGAACGGGACGTGGCGGCTGCGGAGATGAGGAAGCTCTCCCAGACGTACTCCCAGTCGGTCGAAGGCTTCGGCAAGCTGGAAAAGCCTGAGTTTCCGCCACCGCCGCGGGTGATCGCGCCGGACACGTTGGCCGAGAAGAGCGACACCAACGAACACATGTCCGGCGGGGGATCGGCCGGGGGAGCTGTCGGTGCCCATGCTGGAAGCTCCTCGACGTCTGTGGGCGGTCACGGAGCGGTGGGCAGCGTGACAGCGCCGTCGTCCACGCACGCGAGCGTGACGGCACCGGTCGCCGGCGTGGTGCGGCCTCCGGTGGATATGGAGATCGACAGTGTTGCGACGCTGCCGCCGACGGCTCCGTCAAATCCTGTGGTGGGTCCGTCCGTAACTCCGGGGCCGGGCAAGCCCGATGGATTCCTCAATACGCCTGCCGTTCTGCCGCCCGTCATCGGGGGAGGGCCGCCTCAGACGACGAGCGGCGGCGGGAGGACGACCGGGGTCACTCGTCCACCGATGTCTGTGGGCAACGGGAGTACGGGTGTGAGCCCGGTCGGTCGCCCGGCCCGAGACGATGGGATTGTCGGTGGCCGTCCGGTCGCGCAGACGTCCGGGCGGCCTGCGGGGGGCCTTCCTCGTGGCACCGTGATCGGTGGCGAGGGTACGCACGCCGGCCGTGGAGCGATGGGGCACGGCGCGGGCATGGGCGGATTCGGGAGCGGTGGCCAGAGCGGAATGGTGGGTGGCCGCCGACTTGCAGGGGAGACCGGGGGCATGGTGGGAGGTCGTCCACAGCAGCCAGGACGGACATCTGTACGCCCGTTCACTCCTGGAGGCACCGGTCTGGTGCGGGGCGTGGCAGCGGGCGACGGCAGTCGTGCTGCCGGTCAGATGGGGCGCGGCGGAGCGGCAACCCCTCAGCGCGCCGGGGAACCGCGCCGTGACGACCGTGAACGGCTGGACTATCTCGTCGAGGACGAAGAGACGTGGCAGCAGGGCAGCCGACGGGTTGTCCCACCAGTGATCGACTGA
- a CDS encoding S8 family serine peptidase has product MIVAVIDTGVREVPELAGRLLEGKDFTDGVAGEHDEAGTTAAAVIAGTGKGAGGRESAYGLAPGAKILPLKVSDGTETPDSGERSIAVNSDLVPAIRYAADSEAKIISISVTAILSGGGAVNEAVIYALSKGKLIFAAVGDSEFPKRPVKNPAAIPGVTGVAALRKDATALKSSAVGPEVTLSAPGEDVLSACAEHEGLCTTSGTAVATAVTAASAALIWAKHPDWTNYQVLRVLLNTAGAPKSGAVRNDYVGYGAVRPRIALKTPGDSGPADTYPLPDLVETPDAQPGVGSGAGATTPAAFAETDHRGTAFLVSLGVCAAGLICLAVAVPLLIADRRRTGLSRP; this is encoded by the coding sequence GTGATCGTCGCCGTCATCGATACCGGGGTGCGCGAGGTGCCCGAGCTGGCCGGGCGACTCCTCGAAGGCAAGGATTTCACCGACGGGGTTGCCGGGGAGCACGACGAAGCAGGCACCACGGCCGCCGCTGTGATAGCCGGAACCGGGAAGGGGGCGGGCGGCAGGGAAAGTGCGTACGGGCTCGCTCCCGGCGCGAAGATCCTTCCCCTGAAAGTATCGGACGGAACCGAAACCCCGGATTCCGGCGAGCGGTCGATAGCGGTCAATAGTGACTTGGTGCCCGCTATCCGGTATGCGGCGGACTCGGAAGCGAAAATAATCAGCATCTCGGTAACTGCCATTCTGAGTGGTGGTGGGGCAGTGAATGAAGCCGTGATTTACGCTCTGTCCAAGGGGAAATTGATCTTCGCTGCTGTAGGTGACTCCGAATTTCCGAAACGGCCGGTGAAGAACCCGGCAGCGATTCCAGGCGTCACCGGAGTCGCTGCTCTGAGAAAGGACGCGACAGCCCTCAAATCGTCCGCAGTCGGTCCCGAGGTGACACTCAGTGCTCCCGGTGAGGACGTGCTCAGCGCATGCGCTGAGCACGAGGGTCTCTGTACAACCAGCGGTACGGCCGTGGCTACAGCCGTCACCGCGGCGTCCGCCGCGCTGATCTGGGCCAAGCACCCGGATTGGACCAACTACCAGGTTCTGCGCGTCTTGCTGAACACGGCCGGCGCTCCCAAGAGCGGTGCCGTGCGGAACGACTACGTCGGCTACGGGGCGGTCCGCCCCCGGATCGCGCTGAAGACTCCGGGTGACTCGGGACCAGCTGACACCTACCCGCTCCCTGATCTCGTCGAGACGCCTGATGCGCAGCCCGGCGTGGGCAGTGGTGCCGGAGCAACCACACCGGCAGCATTCGCTGAGACCGACCACCGCGGCACTGCCTTCCTGGTCTCCCTCGGCGTGTGTGCGGCTGGCCTGATCTGCCTTGCCGTCGCGGTTCCGCTGCTCATCGCCGACCGGCGACGTACCGGGCTCAGCCGTCCTTGA
- the mycP gene encoding type VII secretion-associated serine protease mycosin, which yields MRTSSAAVIRRGTVVSAVAASLLVGASPVSADSVRARQWHLDVMQADQMRASSTGENVTVAVIDSGVDASTPDLRGRVLKGKDLAADSPGDEHTDYGNHGTGMAGLIAGTGDSGGGGGAFGLAPSSKILPIRVRDNFGKVNGATGDENFNDDVSVGIRFAADNGAKVINISLGKNVGSQRLTDAVKYALGKGSLVFAAAGNSADEGNAIEYPAGTPGVVGVGAIGKDLKRAKSSQYGPQVDLAAPGVDMVHTCSGGTQLCKSSGTSDATAIVSASAALIWSKHPDWTNNQVLRVMLNTAGGPISGDERTDYIGYGIVRPRIALKTPGDPGPADEYPLPDLAAAASPAPAAEPSKEGSSSEESGKPDAAAPADDDGVNTGLWIGVGVGAAVLAGVAVAFAAIRSRRRTAAASAPPPYAHQQPHSPPPYQQPQSPQPAHPSYAPPPGAQDPRSPHPGPPSRGGGPTR from the coding sequence ATGCGTACCAGCAGTGCAGCGGTCATCCGTCGTGGAACCGTCGTATCCGCGGTAGCGGCGTCGCTACTGGTGGGCGCCAGCCCTGTGTCCGCGGATTCTGTACGTGCGAGGCAGTGGCACCTGGACGTGATGCAGGCCGACCAGATGCGGGCGTCGAGTACGGGAGAAAACGTTACCGTTGCCGTTATTGATTCAGGTGTCGATGCGTCAACCCCTGATCTCCGAGGGCGTGTACTCAAAGGGAAAGACCTGGCGGCAGACTCTCCAGGTGATGAGCACACCGATTACGGCAATCACGGGACCGGGATGGCTGGTCTCATCGCCGGGACGGGCGATTCCGGCGGTGGGGGCGGTGCCTTTGGGCTAGCGCCGTCGAGTAAAATTCTCCCCATTCGCGTGAGGGATAACTTCGGAAAAGTCAATGGGGCGACAGGGGATGAAAATTTCAACGACGATGTGTCTGTAGGGATTCGTTTTGCGGCTGACAACGGTGCCAAAGTAATTAATATCTCTCTCGGTAAAAATGTGGGATCGCAACGTCTCACGGATGCCGTGAAGTACGCCCTGGGCAAGGGGTCGCTCGTTTTCGCAGCCGCAGGGAACAGCGCTGATGAGGGAAACGCGATCGAGTACCCGGCCGGAACACCTGGTGTCGTCGGTGTTGGGGCGATCGGGAAGGACCTCAAGAGGGCCAAGTCCTCTCAATATGGTCCGCAGGTCGACCTGGCCGCCCCGGGTGTGGACATGGTCCACACCTGCAGTGGGGGTACTCAGCTGTGCAAGAGCAGCGGTACCAGCGATGCCACCGCCATCGTCTCCGCATCCGCTGCCCTGATCTGGTCCAAGCACCCCGATTGGACGAACAATCAGGTTCTGCGCGTCATGCTCAACACGGCCGGTGGCCCGATCAGTGGCGACGAGCGCACGGACTACATCGGCTACGGGATCGTCCGTCCCCGCATCGCCCTGAAGACCCCGGGTGACCCCGGCCCCGCGGACGAGTACCCGCTCCCCGACCTTGCCGCAGCGGCGTCCCCGGCTCCCGCCGCCGAGCCGTCCAAGGAAGGCAGCAGTTCCGAGGAGAGCGGCAAGCCGGATGCCGCGGCTCCGGCCGACGACGACGGGGTCAATACTGGGCTCTGGATCGGTGTGGGCGTCGGTGCGGCGGTGCTCGCCGGTGTCGCTGTTGCCTTCGCGGCCATCCGCTCCCGCCGTCGAACGGCAGCCGCCTCGGCCCCGCCGCCGTACGCGCACCAGCAGCCCCACTCTCCACCCCCGTACCAGCAGCCCCAGTCCCCGCAGCCTGCGCACCCGTCCTATGCTCCGCCGCCGGGTGCCCAGGATCCCCGCTCGCCGCACCCCGGCCCTCCGAGCCGGGGTGGCGGGCCCACCCGATGA
- a CDS encoding protein kinase domain-containing protein yields MLKPLLHDDPHLIGPYRLAARLGSGGMGTVYLARSPGGRTVALKTVHAHIAADATFRTRFHLEVDAARVIGGLHGARVFDADPLAGTPWLATEYVLGPPLDEAVSRCGPLPEAAVRAVGAALCGALGQLHSSEVVHRDLKPSNVMLSAYGPKVIDFGIARALGDDRLTRTGTAAGTPAYMSPEQASGQEQTSAGDVFALAGVLVFAATGHGPFGGGQAADLIYRVRYADPDLTGVPHSLAPLLARCLSKDAALRPTTQQLVTELHDGHGEFADHLPAEVLTEIARLSAEVWQYSSHRLPAPPEHANPLPDPSLPRRAGMSRRRLLGVASLSATAVGAGVWAGVHLLGADKPDAVASHGQAGPGKQDLLRPLWTNYTARAQDYGTPFFVGDTPVVMDINRLVGLDPATGKDSWHSMSLSPRNQAISDGSRIYCLVLDSKDRLSLLSLGKSGGADRTIVTLPDVKALGSSTTVAALLHASNETVYLAAGRNAEPHTEDWHLLAVDTTSGKVRWQAPFDETENPSFEIGVWFAKTVGDVLVLGGEFDQLKLHAYDNRSGKHLWSSAVSDWMDETTAPVTTGAELADDGRHIYIGAGLVQAIRVSDGTVIWEFGNFRDFGDASPLATHYGAPAIRKGVVYAAERTGAIVAVDTRRGELLWETPAPEENAPLLAAPPVLNSSYLYYTGKAGLGAIDLRTHAHVRTQAASLRRLATDPHNRMIIGVGEERVTALRMK; encoded by the coding sequence GTGCTCAAGCCCCTCCTCCACGACGATCCACACCTCATCGGTCCCTACCGGCTGGCAGCCCGGCTCGGCAGCGGCGGTATGGGCACGGTCTATCTGGCACGCTCGCCAGGCGGTCGCACGGTGGCGCTCAAGACCGTTCACGCGCACATCGCCGCAGACGCCACCTTCCGTACCCGCTTCCATCTCGAAGTGGACGCCGCCCGCGTCATCGGAGGTCTGCACGGCGCCCGGGTGTTCGATGCGGACCCGCTCGCCGGAACACCCTGGTTGGCCACGGAGTACGTCCTCGGCCCGCCCTTGGACGAGGCGGTTTCCCGTTGCGGTCCGCTTCCGGAAGCGGCGGTGCGTGCGGTGGGAGCGGCTCTGTGCGGCGCGCTCGGTCAGCTGCACAGCTCGGAGGTGGTGCATCGTGACCTGAAGCCGTCCAACGTCATGCTCAGCGCCTACGGCCCGAAGGTCATCGACTTCGGTATCGCCCGCGCCCTCGGTGACGACCGGCTCACCCGCACGGGAACCGCCGCCGGCACACCCGCGTACATGTCGCCGGAGCAGGCGAGCGGGCAGGAGCAGACGTCCGCCGGTGATGTGTTCGCCCTCGCAGGCGTCCTCGTTTTCGCTGCCACGGGCCACGGTCCTTTTGGCGGCGGGCAAGCCGCGGACCTGATCTACCGGGTGCGGTACGCGGACCCGGACCTCACCGGCGTACCGCACTCGCTTGCCCCACTGCTGGCCCGGTGCCTCTCCAAGGACGCGGCCCTGCGCCCGACTACCCAGCAGTTGGTCACGGAACTGCATGACGGTCATGGCGAGTTCGCGGACCATCTACCCGCCGAGGTGCTTACGGAGATCGCCCGCCTCTCGGCGGAGGTCTGGCAGTACAGCTCCCACCGCCTGCCTGCGCCACCGGAGCATGCAAACCCCCTGCCCGATCCGTCCCTACCACGCCGTGCAGGCATGTCCCGTCGTCGGCTCCTCGGCGTCGCAAGTCTGTCGGCGACAGCCGTGGGGGCGGGTGTCTGGGCTGGAGTGCACCTCCTTGGCGCAGACAAACCGGACGCTGTCGCGTCGCACGGACAGGCGGGACCGGGGAAACAGGATCTGCTCCGCCCCCTGTGGACGAACTACACCGCCAGGGCCCAGGACTACGGGACCCCGTTCTTCGTCGGCGATACCCCCGTAGTCATGGACATCAACCGTCTGGTGGGCCTCGACCCCGCAACGGGCAAGGACAGCTGGCACTCAATGTCGCTGTCGCCCCGCAACCAGGCTATTTCAGACGGATCCCGCATCTACTGTCTCGTCCTGGACAGCAAGGATCGTTTGTCGCTCCTCTCGCTCGGCAAATCCGGCGGGGCGGACCGCACGATCGTCACACTGCCCGACGTGAAGGCCCTGGGCTCCTCCACCACAGTCGCCGCTCTTCTGCACGCATCGAACGAGACGGTCTACCTCGCTGCCGGACGCAACGCAGAGCCGCACACCGAGGACTGGCATCTCCTCGCGGTGGACACCACATCGGGGAAAGTTCGCTGGCAGGCGCCGTTCGATGAGACGGAGAATCCCTCGTTCGAGATCGGCGTGTGGTTCGCCAAGACCGTCGGAGACGTGCTGGTCCTGGGCGGTGAGTTCGATCAGCTCAAGCTCCACGCATACGACAACCGCTCCGGTAAGCATCTCTGGTCGAGCGCAGTATCCGACTGGATGGACGAAACCACCGCACCGGTCACCACCGGCGCGGAACTCGCGGATGACGGCCGGCACATATACATCGGAGCGGGTCTCGTCCAGGCCATACGTGTATCCGACGGCACAGTCATCTGGGAGTTCGGCAACTTCCGCGACTTCGGAGATGCCTCGCCGCTGGCCACTCACTACGGAGCCCCCGCCATTCGGAAGGGAGTCGTGTACGCGGCAGAGCGCACAGGAGCAATCGTCGCCGTCGACACCCGGCGCGGCGAACTGCTGTGGGAGACCCCCGCACCCGAGGAGAACGCACCTCTCCTTGCCGCACCGCCCGTACTCAACTCGTCCTACCTCTACTACACGGGCAAGGCGGGACTCGGAGCGATCGACCTGCGTACCCATGCGCACGTACGGACTCAGGCGGCATCTTTGCGACGTCTCGCGACTGATCCTCATAACCGCATGATCATCGGGGTCGGCGAGGAGAGAGTCACGGCCCTGCGCATGAAATAG
- a CDS encoding serine/threonine protein kinase produces MQTPRHTSARQIGPYFVVTRLDPAGPDAMPVPERRYIARSADGNCTVLLSLPLADADPERFLVEAQAARTPLGPWTPAVTDCSTPGPTPWCARAYEPVLPLPTVLAVHGGPLPDETLRALGSCLAETLVAAHSRGATHAGLSPAAVLLAGDGPRVTCSGAARTAAPDGKARSGLPGLEAGSLSPEQASGGRPRPPGDVYALGAVLAYAATGHTVPDREELPFLLRSLVPACLARDPAARPRAIDVLQALAPSTSGAAPSPTVIDPGSREFPLPGRVIAALARQSAEILAADLPLPLGG; encoded by the coding sequence ATGCAGACGCCGCGTCACACCTCCGCCCGACAGATCGGTCCGTACTTCGTCGTGACCCGGCTGGATCCGGCCGGACCGGACGCGATGCCCGTACCCGAGCGGCGCTACATCGCGCGCAGTGCGGACGGTAATTGCACGGTCCTGCTGAGCCTCCCGCTCGCCGACGCCGACCCCGAGCGGTTCCTCGTCGAGGCGCAGGCCGCCCGGACCCCACTCGGCCCATGGACCCCCGCGGTCACCGACTGCTCGACGCCCGGTCCGACTCCGTGGTGCGCACGTGCCTACGAGCCTGTGCTGCCTCTGCCGACCGTCCTGGCCGTCCATGGTGGCCCCTTGCCGGACGAGACGCTGCGCGCACTCGGTTCCTGCCTGGCGGAGACGCTCGTCGCCGCCCATTCCCGAGGGGCGACCCACGCAGGGCTCTCCCCCGCGGCCGTGCTGCTCGCCGGCGACGGCCCCCGGGTCACCTGTTCCGGCGCCGCCCGGACCGCCGCGCCGGACGGCAAGGCCCGGTCCGGACTCCCCGGGCTCGAGGCCGGCAGCCTGTCGCCCGAACAGGCCAGTGGCGGGCGCCCGCGTCCTCCCGGTGATGTCTACGCACTGGGCGCGGTCCTCGCGTACGCGGCCACCGGGCACACGGTTCCCGACCGCGAGGAGCTCCCCTTCCTGCTCCGCTCACTCGTGCCTGCCTGCCTGGCCCGAGACCCGGCCGCCCGGCCGCGCGCCATCGATGTCCTACAGGCGCTGGCCCCTTCCACGTCCGGCGCAGCTCCTTCCCCCACCGTCATCGATCCAGGATCGAGAGAGTTCCCCCTCCCTGGTCGTGTGATCGCGGCCCTCGCTCGCCAGTCTGCGGAGATCCTCGCCGCAGACCTCCCCCTGCCCCTCGGGGGCTGA